CGCGCTGGTCGAGCGTCGACAGCGCCTCGCAGCAGGCGAGATAGCCTTCGACCGGGGATGCCAGCAGCATCGACTTCATCCTCGCGCTGATGTCAGGCTCGCGCTCGCGGAAGTCCTGCGTCAACCAGCCTGCGATCACGGCATCGGCGACGGCGGCGATGCCGCCCTCCTTTACCGCCTTGATGCGGTTGTGCCAGTTTGTTGGATCGGGATAGTAGCAGGAGGTGTTGGCGAGGATGAGCTTGCCGAAGCGTTCCGGCGCGTTCGCGCCGAGCCACTGCCCGACCATGCCGCCCATCGACAGGCCGCACCAATGCACCTTCTCGATGTTGAGGTCGTCGAGGATCGCGAGCACGTCGCGGCCGAAGCGCTCCATCGTGTAGGGACCGGGCGGAACGCTGGACTTGCCATGACCGCGGCGGTCGTAGCGGATGACGCGGAACAGCTGCGTCAGCGCCTTCATCTGCGGCTCCCACATCTGAAGCGTGCAGCCGAGCGAATTGGAGAGCATCAAGGTCGGCCCACCGTCCCGGCCCTCGACGGAGACGTTGAGCAGGCATCCGTCGGCATCGATCATGGGCATGCGGCGTCTCCGTCGTATCTTGCGGTTCTTATTCGCGGTCGAGGCTGTCGAGCAGCCGGTCGATCAGGGCTTGGGAAGCCCCTTGATAGGCCATCGGCTCGAACAATGCCGCAATTTTTTCCGGAGAAAGGTGCGCAGTGACCTGCGGATCGGCCGACAGCACCTCGCGCAGATGCTTCTTCTCGGCAATCGCGCGCTTGCTGGCGGCCTCGATCAGATGATGCGCATCGCTCTTGCCCATCGTCTCGGCCAGCGCGAAGGTCACCGCCTCGGCCATGATGAGCCCCTTGGTCGCGTCGAGATTATCGCGCATGCGCGCAGCATCGACGTCGAGGCCTTCGGCGATGTCGACGATGGCAGCAAGCGCCCCCGAAGTGACCAGCATCAATTGCGGCAGCGTCGGCCATTCCGCATGCCAGGGGCCGGCGCTGCGTTCGTGATCCTGCACCTGAGCAGCGAATATCGTCGCGGCAAGCTGCGGAGCCATTATGGCGGCGCCCAGCGCGCTTGCAGCGGCGACCGGATTACGCTTGTGCGGCATGGTCGAGGAGCCGCCGCGGCCTTCGCCGGCCGGCTCGAACGCTTCGGCGACGTCAGTCTGCATCATCAGCGAGACGTCGCGCGCGACCTTGCCGCAGCTGCCAGCGAGGATCGCGAAGGCTGATGCGGCCTCCGCGATCCGGTCGCGATGGGTGTGCCAGGGCGCTTCGGGCAGCGGCAGGTTCAATTCCTGCGCCAGCCGCTCGGCGACCGCGAGCCCCTTGTCTCCGAGCGCGGCAAGCGTGCCGGCGGCGCCGCCGAATTGCAGCGCGAGGCCCTCGCGGGAGAGTCGCCTGAGGCGACAGCGGGCGCGGGCGAGGCTTGACGCGTATTCGGCGGCTTTCAGGCCGAATGGCATCGGCAGCGCGTGCTGGAGCCAGGTCCGTGCCACCATCGCGGTGTTGCGATGGTGGCGCGCCAGTGCGGCAAAGCCCTTGATGGCGCGGCTGAGATCGGCGTCCAGGACAGCGATGCCGGCACGCAGCGTGAGCATGGTCGCGGTGTCGATGACGTCCTGGCTGGTTGCGCCCCAATGCACGTAGCGCGCGGCCTCGGCGTCGGCCTTGCCGACATTGGCGGTCAGCGTCTTGACCAGGGGAATCGCCAGATTGCCCGATCGCATCGCGGCCTCCGCCAGCGCGGCCATGTCGAAGCGGTCGGCCTTGCATGCCGCCTCGATCGGGCCCACCGCTGATGCCGGAATCACATCCGTGGCGGCCTCGGCGCGTGCCAGAGCTGCCTCGAAATCAAGCATGTTCTGCAGGGTGGACCGGTCGTCGCAGACTGCGCGCATGGCGGCGCTAGACAGCATCGGCGCGAGCAGGGGGGAGAGGGATGTGCTCATGGTGCGCGCGACCTAATCATCATGGCCCTTCTGTGCCAATCCCCAACCGCCTGCACGGGTCCTTTTGCAGTTGCGAATATGCATTGCACTTGACCGGGCACCGCCCTTTCCTTTGCCGCGTCCCTGCGTTACTTGATCAGCACTATAGTCGCACGATCCGGGAGGCACCCATGGCCATGACGATGAACGGCGAAGTCCAACTTGCGGCGCCGCGCGAGGCCGTGTGGGACAAGCTCAACGATCCCGAGGTGCTGAAGGCCTGCATCCCCGGCTGCGAGGAGCTCGAGAGGACCGATGACGGCGGCTTTCGCGCAACGGCGAAAATGAAGGTCGGGCCGGTGTCGGCACGCTTCAAGGGCAAGGTTACGCTCTCCGATCTCGACCCGCCAAACGGCTACAGGATCTCGGGTGAGGGCGAGGGCGGGGTCGCCGGCTTCGCCAAGGGGGGCGCGGTGGTCAAGCTGGCGGAGAAGGACGGCGGCACGCTGCTCTCCTACGAGGTCGAGGCGCAGATCGGCGGCAAGTTGGCGCAGCTCGGCCAACGCCTCATCAACGGCGCCGCCAAGAAACTCGCCGACGAGTTTTTCGCGAACTTCGCCAAGGCGGTACAGGGCTGAAGGCTATCGCCTTTCGGCATGGCGCCTTGCGTCCGGGGTGATGTTGCCCCCGGGCATAATGGCCCATATGATGGGCTGGAATAATTATAAGAACCGCTTCGATGGGACCCGTCGGGGCGCTGATAGAGAGTGCTTATGGCAAAAATCTCCCTCATCGTGAACGGCAATCCAGTCACGGCCAACGTCGATCCCCGCATCCTGCTGGTGCAGTTCCTGCGCGAGAATCTGCACCTGACCGGCACCCATGTCGGCTGCGACACCTCGCAGTGCGGCGCCTGTGTGGTACATCTCGACGGCAAGGCCGTGAAGTCCTGCACCACGCTGGCGGTGATGGCCGATGGCCACGAGGTCAAGACGATCGAGGGGCTGGCCGCCGACGGCGCGCCGCTGCATCCGATGCAGGAGGCCTTCCGCGAGCACCATGGACTGCAGTGCGGCTTCTGCACGCCGGGCATGATCATGACTGCGATCGACATCGTGCACCGCAAGGGCAACGAGCTCGATGACCATACGATCCGGGAAGAGCTGGAAGGCAATCTCTGTCGCTGCACCGGCTACCAGAACATCGTCGCCTCGATCTCTGCCGGCGCCAAGGCGATGGCGAAATCCGATCTCGCGTAACGCGCATCCCGCGATCAGGACATTCAGATGTACGAATTCAAATATCATCGCCCCGGGACTGTCCGGCAGGCCGCCAACCTCCTGGTGAAGAACGAAGACGCCAAGGTGATCGCCGGCGGCCACACGCTGATTCCCGTCATGAAGCAGCGCCTCGCCAGCCCCCCGCATCTGGTCGACCTCTCCCACATCGAGGGGCTCAACACGATCGAGATGAAGGGCCGCTCGCTGGTGATCGGCGCCACCGCCAGGCACGCCGAGGTCGCTACCTCCGCGATCGTCGGCGAGGCGATCCCGGCGCTGGCGAATCTCGCGAGCCAGATCGGCGATCCCGCCGTGCGCCACAAGGGCACCATCGGCGGCTCGCTCGCCAATAACGACCCGACCGCCGACTATCCGGCCGCCGTGCTCGCGCTGGGCGCGACCATCGTCACCAACAAGCGTCGTCTCAAGGCCGAAGAGTTCTTCCAAGGCCTGTTCACGACCGCGCTCGAAGCCGACGAGATCATCACCAAGGTGATGTTTCCGCTGCCGAAAAAGGCGGCCTACATCAAATTCCGCAACCAGGCCTCGCGCTATGCACTGGTCGGCGTGTTCGTGGCACGGCGTCCCTCCGATGTGCGGGTTGCCGTGACCGGCGCCGGCTCCGAAGGCGTGTTCCGCGTCGAGGCGTTTGAGGAAGCATTGAAGAAGCGCTTCGCGTCAAAGGCGATCGAAGGCATCGAGGTGCCGGCCGAGGGGCTCAACAGCGACATCCACGGCAGTGCCGAATACCGCGCGCATCTCATCGGTGTGCTGACGCGGCGCGCGCTCGATGCCGCCAACGCCAAGGAGTGAGTGAACCTCACGCCTCGGCCAAACTTGTCCCGGTGAGGGCGTAGCGAGACTGGCTTTTTCATGACTTCAGCGGCCAACACCTCCGGGGCCAATACTTCAGTTGGATTGCCGGCATCGGTCGATGCGATGCTCGAACTCCTGACGTCGCGCGGCTATCTCGCCGAGCGGTCGTTGGCGACGGTGACTTATCTGTCGCTGCGCATGGGACGGCCGCTGTTTCTGGAAGGCGAAGCGGGCGTCGGCAAGACCGAGATCGCCAAGGTCTTGTCGGCCGCGTTGGGGCGGAAGCTGATTCGCCTGCAGTGCTACGAAGGCCTCGATGTGTCCTCGGCGGTCTATGAGTGGAACAGCGCCGCGCAGATGATCGCGATCCGGATGGCGGAAGCCGCCGGCGACACCGATCGCGACCAGCTCTCGAGCGACATTTTCGCCGACCGCTACATGATCAAGCGGCCGCTGCTGCAGGCGCTGGAGCCCGACGTTGCGGGCCCGCCGGTGCTGCTGATCGACGAGCTCGATCGCGCCGACGAGGCGTTCGAGGCGTACTTGCTCGAAATCCTCAGCGACTTCCAGGTGACGATTCCCGAATTCGGCACCGTGAAGGCGCCGAGTCCGCCGATCGTCATCATCACCTCCAACCGCACCCGCGAGATTCACGACGCGCTGAAGCGGCGCTGTCTGTATCACTGGGTCGATTATCCCGCCGCCGAGCGCGAGCTCGCCATCGTCAAGTCGCGCGTGCCGGGCATTTCCGCGAAGCTGTCGCAGCAGGTCGTGCGCTTCGTCCAGGCGCTGCGCAACCAGGATTTCTACAAGTCGCCGGGCGTCGCCGAGACCATCGATTGGGCCACCGCGCTGTCCGAGCTCGACGCCCGTTCGCTGACCCCGCAAGTGGTCGGCGACACGCTGGGCGCGCTGCTCAAGTACCAGGACGACATCACCCGGATGCAGGGCGACACCTTGCAGAAGGTGCTGAAGGAAGCGACGAGCGAGAATTGATTTTCCGTCATTCCGGGGCGCGCATAGCGCGAACCCGGAATCCATTGGGCCGCAGAGTTGGTGGATGGATGGATTCCGGGTTCGCGCCAAGGGGCGCGTCCCGGAATGACGGCTGAGAGTGTTGAACCATGGCCATCAACCACCTTGCCCCGGAGCAGACCGAGCAGTTCGCCGACAACATCGTCGGCTTTGCCCGCGCGCTGCGTGCCGCGGGCATGCCGGTCGGGCCAGGCGCCGTCATCGACGCCATGAGCGCGCTGCAGGTGATCGACATCGGCAACCGTGCCGACGTCTTCACCACGCTGGAGGCGATCTTCGTCAAGCGCCACGAGCACGCGCTGATTTTCAAGCAGGCTTTCAACCTGTTCTTCCGCGCCTCCGAGGAATGGAAGCACATGCTGGATTCGGTGCCGCTGCCGGACGAGGCCAAGAAGAAGCCGCAAGCGGGCTCGCGCCGCGTGCAGGAAGCGATGTCGCGGCCGCGCATGACCGAGACGCCGCAGCATCAGGAGCAGGATCTGCGCCTGTCGGTCTCCGACAAGGAAATCCTTCAGAAGAAGGATTTTGCCCAGATGAGCGCCGCCGAGATCGCCGAGGCGCTGCGTGCCGTCGAGCGGATGCGGCTGCCGCAGGCCGAGCTCCTGACGCGCCGGCACCGGCCTGATCCGCGCGGGCTTCGTCTCGATTTGCGTCGCACGCTGCGTGCATCCTTGCGCACCGGCGGCGACATCATCGACCTCCATCACCTGGGGCGGATCGAGAAGCCGGCGCCGATCGTGGCGCTGCTCGACATCTCGGGCTCGATGAGCGAGTACACCCGTCTGTTCCTGCATTTCCTCCATGCCATCGGCGATGCGCGCAAGCGTGTCTCGGTGTTCCTGTTCGGCACCCGTCTCACCAATGTCACCCGCGCGCTGCGCCAGCGCGATCCCGATGAGGCGCTGGCGAGCTGCTCGGCCTCGGTCGAGGACTGGGCCGGCGGCACGCGGATCTCGGCCTCGCTGCACAACTTCAACAAGCTGTGGGCGCGTCGCGTGCTGAGCCAGGGCGCCATCGTGCTGCTGATCTCCGACGGGCTGGAGCGGGAGGCCGATTCCAGGCTTGCCTTCGAGATGGACCGGCTGCATCGGTCGTGCCGGCGGCTGATCTGGCTCAACCCGCTCTTGCGGTTCGGCGGCTTCGAGGCCAAGGCGCAGGGCATCAAAATGATGCTCCCGCACGTTGACGAATTCCGCCCGGTACATAATTTGAGTTCGATCCAGGAGCTGATCACGACGCTCTCCCGGCCGCTGCCGCCGCATCACCGCAGCCTGATCCGCTCCGCAGCTTGAGAGGCACCCCATGCTCGATCGCGACGAGGATATCCTGAAGGCGGCGGAGGACTGGCAGAAGGCCGGCCGTGGCGTCGCGCTGGCGACGGTCGTCGAGACCTGGGGCTCCGCGCCGCGCCCGGCGGGCTCTAGCCTCGTCATCAACGACGAGGGCACCTTCCTGGGCTCCGTCTCCGGCGGCTGCGTCGAGGGCGCCGTGGTCACCGAGGCCATGGACGTGATCCAGAGCGGCAAGCCGAGGATGCTGGAGTTCGGCGTCGCCGACGAGACCGCCTGGAATGTCGGGCTGTCCTGCGGCGGCACCATCCGCGTCTTCGTCGAGAAGGTCGGCTAGCCGTGAAGCTCGAGATCCTGCACGAACTCAATGCCGAGCGGGCCGCACGCCGGCCGGCGATCCTGGTGACGGACACCGAGAGCGGCGAGCAGCGCCTGGTGAAGGCCGCCGATTTCGCCAAGGATCCGCTGCGGGCGGAGCTGGACAAGCAGCTCCGCATGGGCAAGAGCGCCAGTGTCGAGGCCGGCGGCAAAAAGCTGTTCCTCAACGTCTATGCACCGACCGCGAAGCTCGTCATCGTCGGCGCGGTCCATATCAGCCAGGCCCTGGCGCCGCTGGCGCGCTCGCTCGGCTACGACGTCACCGTCGTCGATCCGCGCACGGCATTTGCGAGCCCCGAGCGCTTCCCCGATATTCCGCTGGTGGCCGAATGGCCGGACACCGCGCTGCCGCCGCTCGATGTCGATGCCTACACGGCCTTCGTCGCGGTCACGCATGATCCCAAGATCGACGATCCGGCGCTGCTGCACGCCTTCGAGCGCAATTGCTTCTACATCGGCGCGCTCGGGTCCCGAAAAACGCACGCCAAGCGCGGCGACCGGTTGCGCGCGCAGGGTGCGAAGGAGAGCGACATCGCCCGCATCCACGCGCCCATCGGACTTGCGATCGGCGCGGTCTCTCCGTCCGAGATCGCGGTGTCGATCATGGCCGAGATCACGGCGGTGCTCCGGCTGCCTCCCAAGGAAAAAGAAGTAGCCGCATGAAGTTCGGACCGGCGAGCCCCAGGGATGCGATCGGCGGGGTGACCGTCCACACCCTGCGTCAGGGACCGCTGGTGCTGAAGAAGGGCACGACGATCGGCCCCGCCGAGGTCGAGGCGCTCGAGCGTGCAGGCATCAAGGACATCGTCGTGGTGCGCATGGAGGCCGGTGACGTCCCCGAGGACGTTGCGGCCGCCGGCATCGCGCTCGCCGTCGGCGGCGAGGGCATCCATGTCGAACGCGCCTTCACCGGCCGCGCCAATCTGTTCGCCGCGCGCCCGGGCGTGCTGGTGATCGACCGCGCCGCGGTCGACCGCATCAACAATATCGACGAGGCCATCACCTTCGCCACGCTTTCCGCCTACAAGCCGGTGGTCGAAGGCGAGATGGTCGGCACCGTCAAGATCATCCCGTTCGGCGTCGAAGGCAGTTTGCGCGACGCTGCGGTGAAGGCCGCGGGCAAGGACGTGCTCAAAATCGCGCCTTACGTGATCCAGCGCGTCGGCGTGGTCTCGACCCTGCTGCCGGGCCTGTCCTCCAAGGTGATCGACAAGACGCTCCGTGTCACCGCCGAGCGGCTCGCGCCGGCCGGCGCCAGCATCATCGCCGAGCGGCGCGTTCCTCACGAGGAGCAGGCGCTGTCGGCCGCGATCAAGGAATTGCTGGCGTTAGGGGCCGAGCTCGTCATCGTGTTCGGAGCATCTGCGATTGCCGATCGCCGCGACGTCATCCCCGCGGCTGTCACCGGCATCGGCGGCGAGATCGAGCATTTCGGCATGCCGGTCGATCCCGGCAATCTGCTGCTGATCGCCCGCGCCGGCAATGTGCCGGTGCTGGGCGCGCCGGGCTGCGCGCGCTCGCCGGTCGAGAACGGCTTTGACTGGGTCTTGATGCGGCTTCTCGCCGGCATCAAGGTGACGCGCTCCGAGCTGATGGGCATGGGCGTCGGTGGTCTCCTGATGGAGATCGTCACGCGGCCGCAGCCGCGCGCCACGCCGGAGATCGAAGGTAATCGCCAGGTCGCCGCCATCGTGCTCGCGGCCGGCCGCTCCACGCGCATGGGCGGCCCGAACAAGCTGCTCGCCGAGCTCGATGGCAAGAAGCTGGTGCGGATCGCGACCGAGCAGGCACTGGCGTCGAAAGCATCCGAGGTGATCGTGGTCACCGGCCATCAGACCGAGCTGGTCGAGCAGGCCCTGCAAGGCCTGAAGGTGCGGTTTGTCAAGAATCCGGACTTCGCCGGCGGGATCGCGAGCTCGGTCAAATCAGGCATCGCTGCCGTCCCCGAAACTTGCGACGGCGCCGTGGTGTGCCTCGGCGACATGCCGCTGATCGATGCCGGCCTGATCGACCGCCTCATCGACGGCTTTGCGCCGGACCGCGGCAACCTCATCGTCGTGCCCGTCAGCGAAGGCCGCCGCGGCAACCCCGTGCTGTGGTCGCGCCGCTTCTTCAAGGAGTTGATGACGCTCGACGGCGATATCGGCGCGCGGCATTTGATCGCCAAGCACACGGAGGCAGTGGCCGAAGTGCCCGTGGACGGCGAGAGCGCCTTCCTCGATATCGACACGCCGCAGGCCTTGGAAGCGGCAAGACGCGGATGAAGAGGCCGCAAATGACGGTGCCGTAGGGTGGGCAAAGGAGCGGAGCGCCGTGCCGCCATTTTTCTATTGCGGATACAAATCGTGGGCACGCTACGCTTTGCCCACCCTACGGCACCTCCCCATTCTGCTCTGTTTCAAGCACCCGTTCACTATCTGGAAACGACCGCCGCTTAGAGTCCTCACCGCCTGCCTTGGGGGGAGGGGTTTTTCCATGGCTTCGAATGTCGTCGCGCGGCGTTGCGCGATGTTTTGCTTTGTCTTGTCAGTTGCCGTCACGGGCGCCCGCTACATGACCGACGCCCACGCCGCAGGCGCCATTGCGGTCGGCAAGTGCGGCGCCTATGGCCAGGCCTTTGATTACGGCGCCGAGACCGAGGCGCGCGCCGCGGCGCAGAAGCAGTGCAAGGGCGATTGCACGACCGTGACGATGAAGCGCGCCTGCGCCGCGATGTCGGTCGATCTCGCCAATCCCTGCGGCGCTTATGGCTATGCCGTCAAGCCGAAGATCTCGGCGTCGCTCAATGCCGCCACGCGCGAGTGCTACAAATACGGCGGCAAGGAATGCGTGATCCGCGCCTGGGCCTGCGACGCGAAGGGTTGATTTCTGTATTGTCATTCCGGGGCGCGCGGTAGCGCGAACCCGGAATCTCGAGATTCCTGGTTCGATGCTGCGCATCGCCCCGGAATGACCATCGAGGGAACCACATGCAATTCGATACCAAGATCGCAGTCGTGATCCGCACCGATCTTCAAGCCTGGCAGAAGCTCAACGTCGCGTCCTTTCTCACCAGCGGCATCGCCGCGGCTTTTCCCGAATGCATCGGCGAAGCCTATGAGGACGCCTCGGGCACGAAATATCATGCGTTGATCGGCCAGCCGATCCTGATCTATGGCGCCGACGGCCCGGCGTTGTCGCGCGCGCTGGAACGTGCGCTGGCGCGCAACGTCAAGCCGGCGGTCTATACCGAGGACATGTTCAGCACCACGCACGATGCCGCCAATCGCGAGGCGGTGAGGGCAGTGGCGCGCAACGATCTCAATCTCGTCGGCATCGCCATGCGCGCCGAACGCAAGGTGATCGACAAGGTCATCGACGGCCTCAAGTTCCATAGCTGACACATTCCGCGCGGCGTCATCATCGTGTCATGATGGGGCAGGCCTTGCGCAAACTTTGTGCTGTTTGACCCCCGTCAAAGGGGCGGGGGGCGGCGTCGCTATTCTGCTTCAAAACACGCAGAGGAGCAGACAGATGCCGACCATGAAAGCCGCGATCGTCAAGCAATTCGGCAAGCCGCTGGTGATCGAGGACGTGGCGGTGCCGCAGCCCGGTCCCGGTGAGGTTCTGGTCAAGGTCAAGGCGTGCGGCGTCTGCCACACCGATCTGCACGCAGCGTCCGGCGATTGGCCGGTGAAGCCGGTTCCGCCTTTCATTCCCGGCCATGAGGTCGCCGGGACAGTCGCCGCGCTCGGAGTTGGCGTGAAGAATCTGAAAGTGGGAGATGCCGTCGGCGTCGCCTGGCTGCATGACGCCTGCATGGCTTGCGAATATTGCGAGACCGGCTGGGAAACGCTGTGCGAGCACCAGCACAACACCGGCTACAGCGTCAACGGCGGCTTCGCCGAATATGTCATCGCTTCGGCCGCCTTTGCCGCAAAGCTGCCGGCGACGGTCGATTTCGCCGCCATCGCGCCGATCCTGTGCGCCGGCGTCACAACCTACAAGGGGTTGAAGGAGACCGAGGCTCGGCCCGGCGAGTGGGTGGTGATCTCAGGCGTTGGCGGGCTCGGCCATGTCGCGATTCAATATGCCAAGGCGATGGGGCTCAAGGTCGCGGCCGTCGACATCGCCGACGACAAGCTGGAGCTGGCGCGCGAAACCGGCGCCGATCTCGCGGTCAACGCCCTCGTAGCCGGCGCGGTCGACAAGGTTCTTGCGGCGACCGGCGGCGGGGCCCACGGCGTGCTGGTGACGGCGGTCTCGACCGCTGCTTTCGCCCAGGCGCTGAAGATGGTGCGCCGGAAGGGCACCGTCAGCCTCGTCGGCCTGCCGCCGGGCGAATTTCCGACGCCGATCTTCGATGTCGTGCTCAAGCGCATCACGGTGCGCGGCTCGATCGTCGGCACGAGGCGCGATCTCGACGAGGCCGTCGCATTCGCCGCCGACGGCAAGGTCAAGGCCGAAGTGACCAAGGTGCCGCTCGCGCAAATCAACGAGGTCTTCGACCGGATGAAGGCCGGCAAGATCGACGGCCGCATGGTGCTGGATTTCGGCTAGCGCATTATCCGGCGGGCATGCCCTCGAACTTCGTCAGGCTGGGGTCGATCTGATCCCAATCATGGCCGCGCGCGGCGAACGTGACCGCCTGCGGCTTGTAGCGGGCGGGCTCGTCGAAGCTCGCAGCGCGGACGGTGAAGACGTCGGGCTGCGCTGCGAAGGTCATGTACACCGGCACGCCGCATTGCGTGCAGAAGCCGCGCGTCTTCACGTTGCCGCTGTCGGCGACCATGTCCCAATGCTTGGCATCGCCGGTCAGCGTGACGCCGGCCCGGGCGAACGTCGCGTACGAGCCATGTGCACTGCCGCTTTCGCGTTGGCAGTCGCGGCACTGGCAGTGATTGCTGAACAGAGGCTCGCCGACGATCGAATAGCGGATCGCGCCGCAGGCGCAGCCGCCGGTATAGGGCTTGTTCATCACGATATTCCC
The nucleotide sequence above comes from Bradyrhizobium sp. NDS-1. Encoded proteins:
- the pcaD gene encoding 3-oxoadipate enol-lactonase, which encodes MPMIDADGCLLNVSVEGRDGGPTLMLSNSLGCTLQMWEPQMKALTQLFRVIRYDRRGHGKSSVPPGPYTMERFGRDVLAILDDLNIEKVHWCGLSMGGMVGQWLGANAPERFGKLILANTSCYYPDPTNWHNRIKAVKEGGIAAVADAVIAGWLTQDFREREPDISARMKSMLLASPVEGYLACCEALSTLDQRDLLAKIKSPTLVIAGRHDMATPISAGELIRSKIPGASMTIIDAAHISNVEQPHAFTDAVVGFLTQR
- a CDS encoding 3-carboxy-cis,cis-muconate cycloisomerase — its product is MSTSLSPLLAPMLSSAAMRAVCDDRSTLQNMLDFEAALARAEAATDVIPASAVGPIEAACKADRFDMAALAEAAMRSGNLAIPLVKTLTANVGKADAEAARYVHWGATSQDVIDTATMLTLRAGIAVLDADLSRAIKGFAALARHHRNTAMVARTWLQHALPMPFGLKAAEYASSLARARCRLRRLSREGLALQFGGAAGTLAALGDKGLAVAERLAQELNLPLPEAPWHTHRDRIAEAASAFAILAGSCGKVARDVSLMMQTDVAEAFEPAGEGRGGSSTMPHKRNPVAAASALGAAIMAPQLAATIFAAQVQDHERSAGPWHAEWPTLPQLMLVTSGALAAIVDIAEGLDVDAARMRDNLDATKGLIMAEAVTFALAETMGKSDAHHLIEAASKRAIAEKKHLREVLSADPQVTAHLSPEKIAALFEPMAYQGASQALIDRLLDSLDRE
- a CDS encoding SRPBCC family protein, which encodes MAMTMNGEVQLAAPREAVWDKLNDPEVLKACIPGCEELERTDDGGFRATAKMKVGPVSARFKGKVTLSDLDPPNGYRISGEGEGGVAGFAKGGAVVKLAEKDGGTLLSYEVEAQIGGKLAQLGQRLINGAAKKLADEFFANFAKAVQG
- a CDS encoding (2Fe-2S)-binding protein, with amino-acid sequence MAKISLIVNGNPVTANVDPRILLVQFLRENLHLTGTHVGCDTSQCGACVVHLDGKAVKSCTTLAVMADGHEVKTIEGLAADGAPLHPMQEAFREHHGLQCGFCTPGMIMTAIDIVHRKGNELDDHTIREELEGNLCRCTGYQNIVASISAGAKAMAKSDLA
- a CDS encoding FAD binding domain-containing protein; this encodes MYEFKYHRPGTVRQAANLLVKNEDAKVIAGGHTLIPVMKQRLASPPHLVDLSHIEGLNTIEMKGRSLVIGATARHAEVATSAIVGEAIPALANLASQIGDPAVRHKGTIGGSLANNDPTADYPAAVLALGATIVTNKRRLKAEEFFQGLFTTALEADEIITKVMFPLPKKAAYIKFRNQASRYALVGVFVARRPSDVRVAVTGAGSEGVFRVEAFEEALKKRFASKAIEGIEVPAEGLNSDIHGSAEYRAHLIGVLTRRALDAANAKE
- a CDS encoding AAA family ATPase, which translates into the protein MTSAANTSGANTSVGLPASVDAMLELLTSRGYLAERSLATVTYLSLRMGRPLFLEGEAGVGKTEIAKVLSAALGRKLIRLQCYEGLDVSSAVYEWNSAAQMIAIRMAEAAGDTDRDQLSSDIFADRYMIKRPLLQALEPDVAGPPVLLIDELDRADEAFEAYLLEILSDFQVTIPEFGTVKAPSPPIVIITSNRTREIHDALKRRCLYHWVDYPAAERELAIVKSRVPGISAKLSQQVVRFVQALRNQDFYKSPGVAETIDWATALSELDARSLTPQVVGDTLGALLKYQDDITRMQGDTLQKVLKEATSEN
- a CDS encoding vWA domain-containing protein — protein: MAINHLAPEQTEQFADNIVGFARALRAAGMPVGPGAVIDAMSALQVIDIGNRADVFTTLEAIFVKRHEHALIFKQAFNLFFRASEEWKHMLDSVPLPDEAKKKPQAGSRRVQEAMSRPRMTETPQHQEQDLRLSVSDKEILQKKDFAQMSAAEIAEALRAVERMRLPQAELLTRRHRPDPRGLRLDLRRTLRASLRTGGDIIDLHHLGRIEKPAPIVALLDISGSMSEYTRLFLHFLHAIGDARKRVSVFLFGTRLTNVTRALRQRDPDEALASCSASVEDWAGGTRISASLHNFNKLWARRVLSQGAIVLLISDGLEREADSRLAFEMDRLHRSCRRLIWLNPLLRFGGFEAKAQGIKMMLPHVDEFRPVHNLSSIQELITTLSRPLPPHHRSLIRSAA
- a CDS encoding XdhC family protein, whose protein sequence is MLDRDEDILKAAEDWQKAGRGVALATVVETWGSAPRPAGSSLVINDEGTFLGSVSGGCVEGAVVTEAMDVIQSGKPRMLEFGVADETAWNVGLSCGGTIRVFVEKVG
- a CDS encoding XdhC family protein, producing the protein MKLEILHELNAERAARRPAILVTDTESGEQRLVKAADFAKDPLRAELDKQLRMGKSASVEAGGKKLFLNVYAPTAKLVIVGAVHISQALAPLARSLGYDVTVVDPRTAFASPERFPDIPLVAEWPDTALPPLDVDAYTAFVAVTHDPKIDDPALLHAFERNCFYIGALGSRKTHAKRGDRLRAQGAKESDIARIHAPIGLAIGAVSPSEIAVSIMAEITAVLRLPPKEKEVAA
- a CDS encoding molybdopterin-binding/glycosyltransferase family 2 protein; the protein is MKFGPASPRDAIGGVTVHTLRQGPLVLKKGTTIGPAEVEALERAGIKDIVVVRMEAGDVPEDVAAAGIALAVGGEGIHVERAFTGRANLFAARPGVLVIDRAAVDRINNIDEAITFATLSAYKPVVEGEMVGTVKIIPFGVEGSLRDAAVKAAGKDVLKIAPYVIQRVGVVSTLLPGLSSKVIDKTLRVTAERLAPAGASIIAERRVPHEEQALSAAIKELLALGAELVIVFGASAIADRRDVIPAAVTGIGGEIEHFGMPVDPGNLLLIARAGNVPVLGAPGCARSPVENGFDWVLMRLLAGIKVTRSELMGMGVGGLLMEIVTRPQPRATPEIEGNRQVAAIVLAAGRSTRMGGPNKLLAELDGKKLVRIATEQALASKASEVIVVTGHQTELVEQALQGLKVRFVKNPDFAGGIASSVKSGIAAVPETCDGAVVCLGDMPLIDAGLIDRLIDGFAPDRGNLIVVPVSEGRRGNPVLWSRRFFKELMTLDGDIGARHLIAKHTEAVAEVPVDGESAFLDIDTPQALEAARRG
- a CDS encoding DUF4189 domain-containing protein — translated: MASNVVARRCAMFCFVLSVAVTGARYMTDAHAAGAIAVGKCGAYGQAFDYGAETEARAAAQKQCKGDCTTVTMKRACAAMSVDLANPCGAYGYAVKPKISASLNAATRECYKYGGKECVIRAWACDAKG
- a CDS encoding DUF2000 family protein, with product MQFDTKIAVVIRTDLQAWQKLNVASFLTSGIAAAFPECIGEAYEDASGTKYHALIGQPILIYGADGPALSRALERALARNVKPAVYTEDMFSTTHDAANREAVRAVARNDLNLVGIAMRAERKVIDKVIDGLKFHS
- the adhP gene encoding alcohol dehydrogenase AdhP, which encodes MPTMKAAIVKQFGKPLVIEDVAVPQPGPGEVLVKVKACGVCHTDLHAASGDWPVKPVPPFIPGHEVAGTVAALGVGVKNLKVGDAVGVAWLHDACMACEYCETGWETLCEHQHNTGYSVNGGFAEYVIASAAFAAKLPATVDFAAIAPILCAGVTTYKGLKETEARPGEWVVISGVGGLGHVAIQYAKAMGLKVAAVDIADDKLELARETGADLAVNALVAGAVDKVLAATGGGAHGVLVTAVSTAAFAQALKMVRRKGTVSLVGLPPGEFPTPIFDVVLKRITVRGSIVGTRRDLDEAVAFAADGKVKAEVTKVPLAQINEVFDRMKAGKIDGRMVLDFG